Proteins found in one Quercus robur chromosome 2, dhQueRobu3.1, whole genome shotgun sequence genomic segment:
- the LOC126712315 gene encoding selenium-binding protein 1-like: MATDASVLKHGVVGNENNGHAACCNTGGPGYTTPLEAMSGPREALIYVTCVYTGTGREKPDYLATVDIDPSSPTYSKVIHRLPMPHLGDELHHSGWNSCSSCHGDPSADRRFLILPSLVSGRIYVIDTKTNSKAPSLHKVVEPEDIVQKTGLAYPHTSHCLASGDLLVSCLGDKDGNAAGSGFLLLDSEFNVKGRWEKPGHSPLFGYDFWYQPQHKTMISSSWGAPAAFTKGFNLQHVSDGLYGRHLHVYSWPGGELKQTLDLGSTGLLPLEIRFLHDPSKDTGFVGCALTSNMVRFFQTQDGSWSHEIAISVKPLKVQNWILPEMPGLITDFLISLDDRFLYFVNWLHGDVRQYNIEDPKNPVLTGQVWVGGLIQKGSPIVAEGEDGKTGQFDVPEIQGNQLRGGPQMIQLSLDGKRLYVTNSLFSTWDRQFYPDLVEKGSHMLQIDVDTEKGGLKINPNFFVDFAAEPNGPSLAHEMRYPGGDCTSDIWI, translated from the exons ATGGCTACGGATGCGAGTGTGTTGAAACATGGAGTGGTGGGGAATGAGAATAATGGGCACGCTGCTTGCTGCAACACGGGGGGACCTGGGTACACAACTCCGCTGGAGGCCATGTCCGGTCCTAGAGAAGCTCTCATCTATGTCACTTGCGTTTACACTG GAACAGGAAGAGAGAAGCCTGATTACTTGGCTACAGTGGACATAGATCCAAGCTCTCCTACTTATTCAAAAGTTATCCACAGGCTGCCTATGCCTCATTTAGGTGATGAACTACATCATTCAGGGTGGAATTCATGTAGCTCTTGCCATGGAGATCCCTCAGCAGATCGACGCTTTCTGATCCTACCTTCACTAGT GTCTGGTCGCATATATGTGATTGACACAAAAACCAATTCCAAGGCTCCATCACTGCATAAAGTTGTTGAGCCTGAAGATATTGTTCAGAAGACTGGTTTGGCTTATCCACACACATCCCATTGCCTTGCTTCAGGAGACTTACTGGTGTCATGCCTTGGTGATAAAGATGGAAATGCTGCAGGGAGtggctttcttcttcttgattcTGAGTTTAATGTCAAAGGAAG GTGGGAGAAACCAGGGCACAGTCCACTTTTTGGCTATGATTTCTGGTACCAACCACAACACAAGACAATGATAAGCTCCTCATGGGGTGCCCCTGCTGCTTTCACTAAAGGTTTCAACCTTCAGCATGTTTCTGATGGTCTTTATGGGAGGCATCTGCATGTGTACAGCTGGCCAGGTGGTGAACTGAAACAAACATTGGATCTTGGCAGTACAGGGCTCTTACCTTTGGAG ATAAGGTTCCTGCATGATCCTTCGAAAGATACAGGGTTTGTTGGTTGTGCTTTGACAAGTAACATGGTGCGATTTTTTCAGACCCAAGATGGCTCTTGGAGCCATGAG ATTGCAATATCAGTGAAGCCATTGAAggtgcaaaattggattcttCCAGAAATGCCTGGGCTTATAACTGATTTTCTGATCTCTCTTGATGATCGTTTTCTGTACTTTGTGAACTGGCTGCATGGGGATGTGAGGCAGTATAACATTGAGGACCCTAAGAATCCTGTATTGACAGGCCAAGTATGGGTTGGGGGACTAATTCAAAAGGGAAGCCCAATAGTGGCCGAGGGAGAAGATGGAAAAACTGGGCAATTTGATGTTCCAGAGATCCAG GGAAATCAGTTAAGAGGGGGGCCTCAAATGATCCAATTAAGTTTAGATGGAAAGAGGCTCTATGTCACCAACTCACTCTTCAGTACATGGGATCGTCAATTTTATCCTGATCTTGTGGAGAAAGGATCTCACATGTTGCAGATTGATGTTGATACAGAGAAAGGTGGTCTGAAaataaacccaaattttttcGTGGATTTTGCTGCTGAACCTAATGGTCCTTCCCTAGCCCATGAGATGAGATATCCTGGTGGTGACTGCACTTCAGATATATGGATCTAA
- the LOC126700733 gene encoding uncharacterized protein LOC126700733, whose amino-acid sequence MFHRTCICFQLECIRLYLMTRFQENREKILRVESDICAKVLKRLHKEKLAANRLLACWARQTQFEVKNGLQSFTVNLATAHCSCRKWDITGIPRAHAIHFLFFNRQNAEQYVHPCYHISTYKAFYEPIIAPINGQNIWRPSGVTLVQPPIKKRPLCKPKKKRAREPNEPISRRADIFKQCKACGKLGHNRRSCKGERLGETPHCQALQTELVHLTRPAKPETIPIQVHHHWLRQPQPHHLHHTRSVCTTSVQVHHLSLACKTHPLQVHHTNPTCTAHPLQVHHASPTCPASSQVHHLRPGQA is encoded by the exons ATGTTTCATCGTACTTGTATTTGCTTTCAACTTGAGTGCATCAGGTTATATCTCATGACTAGGTTTCAAGAGAACAGAGAGAAGATTTTAAGAGTAGAATCAGATATTTGTGCCAAGGTTCTGAAGAGGTTGCACAAGGAAAAGCTAGCAGCCAATAGGTTGTTAGCTTGTTGGGCAAGGCAAACACAGTTTGAAGTAAAAAATGGTCTACAAAGTTTCACTGTTAACTTGGCCACAGCACACTGTAGTTGTAGGAAGTGGGATATAACTGGCATACCCCGTGCTCATGCAATCCACTTCCTATTTTTCAATAGACAAAATGCTGAGCAGTATGTTCACCCCTGTTATCATATCTCTACATACAAGGCATTCTATGAGCCAATCATAGCACCAATCAATGGACAGAATATTTGGAGACCCAGTGGTGTGACCCTAGTTCAACCTCCCATCAAAAAAAGACCACTTTGCAAACCTAAGAAGAAGAGAGCAAGGGAACCTAATGAGCCAATAAGTAGGAGAGCTGACATCTTTAAGCAATGCAAGGCCTGTGGTAAGTTAGGGCATAATAGAAGAAGTTGCAAGGGTGAAAGATTGGGGGAAACTCCTCACTGCCAGGCACTACAAACAGAATTAGTACATCTAACAAG ACCAGCAAAACCAGAAACTATTCCAATCCAAGTGCACCATCACTGGCTAAGACAGCCTCAGCCACACCATTTGCACCATACCAGGTCAGTATGCACAACTTCAGTCCAAGTGCACCACCTCAGTCTAGCATGCAAAACCCATCCACTTCAAGTACACCATACCAATCCAACATGCACAGCTCATCCACTCCAAGTGCACCATGCCAGTCCAACATGCCCAGCTTCAAGTCAGGTGCACCATCTCAGGCCAGGACAAGCTTAG